The genomic window TCTCCGCGAGACGGCCGTGACCTGCGCCCCCGACGCCGCGAGCAGCGGGACGAGCGAGCTTCCGATGTTGCCGGTCGCCCCGGTCACCACGATCATGTGCACTCCTAGTTAGTTGGCTGACTTAATCGAACGTAGTCGAGAACGGCGCGGCTGTCTATAGTCAGTTGTGTGACTAACTCAGTCGAGAAAGCGGGCAAGCGCGAGCGGCTGGTCGACGCGGCGGTGCGCGAGTTCTACGAGCGCGGCGTCGAGAAGACCACCATCGCCGACATCGCGCGCACCGCCGAGGTGCCCGTCGGCAACGTGTACTACTACTTCAAGACCAAGGACCAGCTGATCGAGGCGGCCATCGGCGCGCATGCCCATGGCCTCGACGAACTGACCAGCGGTTTGGACGCCCTGCCGACGCCTAGGGAGCGGCTGCGGGCGCTGATTCAGGGCTGGGTCGACGAGCGCGAGATGGCCGTCCGATTCGGCTGTCCGTTCGGTTCCCTGACCGCCGAGTTGCACAAGCGCGCCGACCCGCTGGACGGTCGCGCGGCCGAGGTGATGCGGACGTTGCTGGACTGGGTCGAGCGGCAGTTCGTGGAAATCGGCCGCGCCGACGCGCGGGACCTCGCGGTGGCGCTCCTCGCTTCCTATCAGGGAATCTCACTGCTCACCAACACCTTTCGCGATCCCGAGCTGATGGCCGCCGAGGGGAAGCGGCTCCAGGACTGGATCGACTCGCTGTAGCGACTCGCTTCGGGCGCGCCTGTGGTGCACAGGCGCGCCCGAAGCGTTTCTCGGGGGAATGGTCCGAGACCTCCTTGCGTTAGATGCATTGTCGATATATCGTCGATACGTGAAATGAACACGCGAGAGCCCAAGGAGGGCCGACATGGAAAACATCGAGAACATGCAGAACAGAGAGTTCGGACGCGGCGGCCGCTGGCGTAAGCCCGGCCGCGGAGAGTTCGGTCCCGGTCGCGGACCGCACCGCCACGGCGGCAGGCACGGCTTCGGCCCAGAGTTCGGGCCCGGCTTCGGTCCCGGTTTCGGACCTGGTTTCGGCCCGCAGTTCGGCCGTGGACGCGGTCGCGGCGGCCGTGGCAGGCGCGGTGACGTGCGCGCCGCCGTGCTGCTGCTGCTCACCGAGCGGCCGATGCACGGCTACGAGTTGATCCAGCAGATCCGCGAGCGCAGCGACGACATCTGGCGGCCGAGTCCCGGATCGATCTACCCCGCGCTCGCGCAGCTGGAGGACGAGGGCTTGGTCCTCATCGAGAAGGTTGCCGGTCGCAAGACCGCCAAGCTCACCGAGGCAGGCGGCGAGTACGTCACCGCGCATCGTGAGGAGCTCGGGGACCCCTGGGCGCAGGTCAAGGCGGACGTCGGCGCGCAGGCCATCGACCTGCGCGGATTGGTCGGCGGGGTGATGGGCGCGGTCGCGCAGGTGGCCGCCGTCGGCACCCCCGAGCAGGCGGCGAAGGCGGCCGAGATCCTGAACGACACCCGCCGTTCGCTCTACCGAATCCTCGCCGAGGACGAAGCTACCGAATAGTAACGATCACGAAACATCGCTTGGGCGTGCGTTTTTCGAGCCGATCGGGTAGATCATTGTGATATGGAACAGCCGATTGGTATGTGGGGTTGGGGTAGATCACAGGTTTGTCGCGGCGCTATGGCGTTCGCGCTGGTCGCGGGGGTGCTGGTCGGCTCGGGTGTCGGCGGGCCGACCACCGCCGCCGCCGAACCGGGGGACATCGCCGAACCGCTCGTCGTCCGGGCGCCCGACGTGCCGACCGTCGACGCGCCGCCGCAGCCCGACCACCTGGCCGCCGCGCGGCATCTGAAGGGGAACAAGAACGCCACGCCGCTGGGCACCAATGATTTCGGTTGCCGTCCCACCGCGGCCCACCCCCGTCCCGTCGTGCTGGCGCACGGCACCGACTCCACCGCCTACTCCGACTGGTCGGCGATCGGCCCGCAGTTGGCGGCGGCCGGATTCTGCGTCTTCGCGCTCAACTACGGCGGCGCGCCGGGCGCCGACACCTACGGCACCGAGGACCTGCGCGCGAGCGCCTACCAGATCGGTCAGTTCGTCGACCGGGTGCTGGAGGCGACCAGCGCCGCGAAGGTGGATATCGTCGGATTCTCGCAGGGCGCCAACGTGACCCGGCTCTACATCAACAAGCTCGGCGGCGCCGCGAAGGTGGCCCAGTGGATCGGCGTGGCGTCCCCGAGCTACGGCGGGGTGATGTACGGGCTGGTGCCGGTCGCGCAGGTGATCCCGGGCGCGCTCGAGGTGTTCGCCAGGGTCACCTCGACCGCGGCGGTGCAGCAGGCGCAGGGCTCGCCGATCATGCTCGAACTCAACGCGGGCGGCGACACCGTGCCCGGTGTCCGCTACGTGACCATCGGCAGCCGGGTCGACGAGATGATCCAGCCGTTCAGCAATATCGCGCTGCGCGGGGCGGGCGCGGAGAACATCGTCGTGCAGGACATGTGCCCGGCCAACCTGACCGGTCATTTCCACATGGTCTACGACCCGTTCGTGCAGCAGCTGGTGCTGCGGGCGCTCGATCCCGTGCACGCGCCGACGCCGACCTGCGAGGCGGTGCCGCTGGGCACCGGAATCCCGCAGGTGATCATCGCGGGTAATTCCTGAACGGGTCGGCCGGGCGGTTCACACACCGCCCGGCCCGATCACCGCAGTCGCGCGCCGTAAATGTGATCGACAGCGATTGTGACGAGCACCCGGCGCTCGGCGACCATCACCGCTCGGTACTCCGCCCAATCGGGATGTTCGCCCGCGGCGGCGCGGTAGTACTCCACCAGGGCCTCCACCTCGGGGCCGTGCGGATCCGTTCCTGGCCCGGTCAGCGTCGCGGTGCCCTCGGCGGTGGCCCACGCCCAGCCGTCCGGTCGAGTGACCTCCAGGCCGGCCCGCGGGTCGCGCCGCAGGTTGACCGTCTTCGCCGAACCCTCGTCGGTCGCGATGTAGATCCGATCGGCCGCGCGGTCGTAGTACGGCGTCACGGGCGAGAGTTGCGGGCGTCCGGACGCTTTGATGGTCGCGAGCACACCGAGCTTGCTTTCCGCCAGCAGCGCGCGAGGGTCGAACGGTTCGACGCTCACCGCGGCGTCACCGAGTCGGCGCGGAACAGCTCGATCAAGGCCGCGTAGCCTTCGTCACCGCGTCCGGCGGCCACGGCCCGATCCGCCAATGCCTTGACGAAACTGGGTATTTCGGCGCTGACGCCCGCGGCCTCGCACTCCTCGACGACGTGCGCCATGGTGGCGAGGTGGGTGTGGATGGTGGCGTCGAGCACCGGGTAGTCGCGCGCGTCGATCTGCCGCGCGTATCCGGTCAGCCACTCGCTGACGGTGCGAACGCCGCGAGTCGCCAAGGGCGCGAAAGCATCAGCGCGCACACCCGCGGCGCCCAGCAGTGCGGCGCTGTGCAGAAACGCGTTGAGGATTCCCCACATCAGAGTGAGGATCGCCACGTCGTGCAACGACGACAGACCGTGGTCCTCGCCGAGATAGGTTGCACGACCGAGCTTCTGGAGGGTCTCCTCGTGCGTGTCGAAGGCCCCGCGCGGGCCGCTGTAGATGATCTCGGCATCCGTCGACCCGATCGCCGCGGGGACGCCCAGGATGGCGCCGTCGAGATACACGCACCCTTGCCGCGCCGCCCATTCGGCGGTTTGCCTGGCCTGCGCCGAGGTGCCCGAGGTCAGATTCACCAGGACGCGTCCGTCCAGCGCTCCGTCCAGCGGATCCAGGATCTCGTGCACCGAGTCGTAGTCGGACAGGCACACGATCAGAAGCCGACCGGCCGCGACCGCGTCGCCGACGGACGCCGCGAGTGTGGCGCCGTCCTCGATCAGATCCGCCGCCTTCGCCGCCGTACGATTCCACACCACGGTCCGATATCCGTTGCGCTGGAACGATTTCGCGAGTGCGTGACCCATCATGCCGAGACCGAGGACCGTCACGGTCGCGCTGCCGGATTCGTTCGTCGGCGCCTGCTCTTGTGTCGAGTTGATCGTCATGACACGATCCTCAACGTTCATACCGGTATGAAGGTCAAGGAGCGCGCGTCGTGCTGATCGGCGAACTGAGCAGACGAACCGGAGTCCACGCCCATCAGTTGCGGTATTACGAAGCCCAGGGTCTGCTCGAACCCGAACGCGGCAGCAACGGCTACCGGCAGTACGCCGACGACTCCGTGGTGACGGTGACGCAGATCAGGAAGCTCCTCGACGCGGGCCTGTCCACCGAGGACATCGGCTACCTGCAGCCGTGCATCACCGGCGCGGACGCCGATCTCGTACCGTGCCCGGAGCTGTTCGACACCCTGCGCGCCCGCCTCGCCGGACTCGACGAGCAGATCGCCACGCTGACCCGGACCCGGCAAGCGTTGCTCGACTACATCGAGAGCACCGAGGAACGCGCACCCTCGGGCGACTATCCCGCGTGCGAAACCACCGCAGGCCGGTGAGTTCAGAGGTATTCGGCGACAACGTGATACAGGCCGGGGTTCGCGTCGGCGAACTTCTCGGCCTCCGCCACCGAGGCCACCACCGTCTTGTTCAGCCCGGCCGCCTCGCACGCCTCGACGCTGTCCCAGTGGGCGACGTTGACCAGCTGGAATCGAGTGTCGGACAACAGCGCTCGGTGCAGGCGCACATCGCGGAATCCCGGTGCTTTCCGCATGAGGGACGCGCGTTCGCGCCACTGCTCGACGAATTCATCGATGCGGTCGGCGGGTAGTTCGATCACATTGATGAAGGTGACGCCCTGGTCAGGCATGGGTGAATGTCCTTTCGGGTTCGGCGATTTCGGTCGAAGTAGGGGATGTCATTCGCGCAGCAGCTGACGGGTCAGCGCCTCGCTCCACCACCGTTCGACTCGGTCGGGTTGCCATCCGCGTTCGACGGTGAGCGTGGTGTAGACGTCGATGTTGCACAGCGCGGCGTAGACGTCGAGGGCGGTGGACCGGTCGACGCCGGGACGCAAGGCGTCCTCCGGCCAAGCCTCGAAGACCTCGGCGCGGACTCGGTCGGCCGCGCGGCGTACCTGCTCGTAGACGGTGGCGAAATCGGCCTCGGTGCGACCGGCTTCGCGGATCAGCGCGACGAGGTCACCGGCGCGTTCGAGGAGCCGCCGGTCGTAACCCGCCATCGCGGCGAGTTGCCGCTCGGGCGTGGGGGATTCGTCCAATTCGGTGAGCAGGCGGGGAAGGTCGGCGGACAGGTCGGCCGCGTCCACCAGCGCCCAGACCAGGCCCGCCTTGTTGCCGTACGCGGCATAGACCGTCGGCACCGAGACGCCCGCCTCGCGCGCCACGTCGCGCACGGTGGTCGGCGCCCAGCCCTGCGAGACGAACAACCGGCGAGCGGCGTCGGCGATCTCCACCCGCGTGCGCTGTGCCTGCGCGTGTCTCCGCAGGGAATCGTAGGTGCGCCGCGCGGGTGGATCTGTCACTGGTGTACTCCGATCTGCTGCCTCATATATTGATTAGAGTACCCGTAAAGTCAATAGCGCTGAAAAAGGAGCCGCGGCACCCGCGGCTCCCTTTTCGCGTTCGGTGGTCTGCTCACGCCGCCAGTTGCAGCGCCAGCGTGGCGGCGGCCGGTGCCAGGTACAGCAACGGGAACACGGTGGTCTTGTACGAGTGCGCCCGAATGGTGGTCGCCGCCGCGCCCAGGAAGTAGAGGATCAGCCCGACGGCCGCCGCGATCCCCACGGCCGGCACGAAGAATCCGACCACCAGTCCCAGCGCCCCGGCCGACTTGGCCAACGCCAGCGGATTCCACCACGACCGAGGCACCCCGTACTGCTCGAGCGGTTCGACCACGAACTGCTGCCGCGAGAACAGCGAGTACCCCGAGA from Nocardia bhagyanarayanae includes these protein-coding regions:
- a CDS encoding TetR/AcrR family transcriptional regulator; this encodes MTNSVEKAGKRERLVDAAVREFYERGVEKTTIADIARTAEVPVGNVYYYFKTKDQLIEAAIGAHAHGLDELTSGLDALPTPRERLRALIQGWVDEREMAVRFGCPFGSLTAELHKRADPLDGRAAEVMRTLLDWVERQFVEIGRADARDLAVALLASYQGISLLTNTFRDPELMAAEGKRLQDWIDSL
- a CDS encoding PadR family transcriptional regulator, whose product is MENIENMQNREFGRGGRWRKPGRGEFGPGRGPHRHGGRHGFGPEFGPGFGPGFGPGFGPQFGRGRGRGGRGRRGDVRAAVLLLLTERPMHGYELIQQIRERSDDIWRPSPGSIYPALAQLEDEGLVLIEKVAGRKTAKLTEAGGEYVTAHREELGDPWAQVKADVGAQAIDLRGLVGGVMGAVAQVAAVGTPEQAAKAAEILNDTRRSLYRILAEDEATE
- a CDS encoding esterase/lipase family protein — encoded protein: MAFALVAGVLVGSGVGGPTTAAAEPGDIAEPLVVRAPDVPTVDAPPQPDHLAAARHLKGNKNATPLGTNDFGCRPTAAHPRPVVLAHGTDSTAYSDWSAIGPQLAAAGFCVFALNYGGAPGADTYGTEDLRASAYQIGQFVDRVLEATSAAKVDIVGFSQGANVTRLYINKLGGAAKVAQWIGVASPSYGGVMYGLVPVAQVIPGALEVFARVTSTAAVQQAQGSPIMLELNAGGDTVPGVRYVTIGSRVDEMIQPFSNIALRGAGAENIVVQDMCPANLTGHFHMVYDPFVQQLVLRALDPVHAPTPTCEAVPLGTGIPQVIIAGNS
- a CDS encoding PPOX class F420-dependent oxidoreductase, translating into MSVEPFDPRALLAESKLGVLATIKASGRPQLSPVTPYYDRAADRIYIATDEGSAKTVNLRRDPRAGLEVTRPDGWAWATAEGTATLTGPGTDPHGPEVEALVEYYRAAAGEHPDWAEYRAVMVAERRVLVTIAVDHIYGARLR
- a CDS encoding NAD(P)-dependent oxidoreductase — translated: MTINSTQEQAPTNESGSATVTVLGLGMMGHALAKSFQRNGYRTVVWNRTAAKAADLIEDGATLAASVGDAVAAGRLLIVCLSDYDSVHEILDPLDGALDGRVLVNLTSGTSAQARQTAEWAARQGCVYLDGAILGVPAAIGSTDAEIIYSGPRGAFDTHEETLQKLGRATYLGEDHGLSSLHDVAILTLMWGILNAFLHSAALLGAAGVRADAFAPLATRGVRTVSEWLTGYARQIDARDYPVLDATIHTHLATMAHVVEECEAAGVSAEIPSFVKALADRAVAAGRGDEGYAALIELFRADSVTPR
- a CDS encoding MerR family transcriptional regulator, which encodes MLIGELSRRTGVHAHQLRYYEAQGLLEPERGSNGYRQYADDSVVTVTQIRKLLDAGLSTEDIGYLQPCITGADADLVPCPELFDTLRARLAGLDEQIATLTRTRQALLDYIESTEERAPSGDYPACETTAGR
- a CDS encoding antibiotic biosynthesis monooxygenase family protein, with the translated sequence MPDQGVTFINVIELPADRIDEFVEQWRERASLMRKAPGFRDVRLHRALLSDTRFQLVNVAHWDSVEACEAAGLNKTVVASVAEAEKFADANPGLYHVVAEYL
- a CDS encoding TetR/AcrR family transcriptional regulator, which translates into the protein MTDPPARRTYDSLRRHAQAQRTRVEIADAARRLFVSQGWAPTTVRDVAREAGVSVPTVYAAYGNKAGLVWALVDAADLSADLPRLLTELDESPTPERQLAAMAGYDRRLLERAGDLVALIREAGRTEADFATVYEQVRRAADRVRAEVFEAWPEDALRPGVDRSTALDVYAALCNIDVYTTLTVERGWQPDRVERWWSEALTRQLLRE
- a CDS encoding DoxX family protein, with the translated sequence MNVAYHIVGVVAALWIGFSGYSLFSRQQFVVEPLEQYGVPRSWWNPLALAKSAGALGLVVGFFVPAVGIAAAVGLILYFLGAAATTIRAHSYKTTVFPLLYLAPAAATLALQLAA